A genomic segment from Leptolyngbya boryana PCC 6306 encodes:
- a CDS encoding DUF2267 domain-containing protein, whose translation MNYDQFIRAVKESASFESREGAIQATKATLETMRERLLGDEASHLAAQLPKELGDCLRGREGQMGEHFKVDEFYRRIAEREGVDADVAQSHATAVMSVLRQAVSSGEFSDVRLGFAKDYDELFAAIANS comes from the coding sequence ATGAATTACGATCAGTTCATTCGAGCAGTAAAAGAGTCGGCATCATTTGAATCTCGAGAAGGTGCAATTCAAGCAACAAAAGCAACGTTAGAAACAATGCGAGAAAGATTACTCGGAGATGAAGCTAGCCATCTAGCGGCACAGCTTCCCAAAGAATTGGGAGACTGTCTGCGCGGGCGTGAAGGACAAATGGGAGAGCATTTCAAAGTTGATGAATTCTATCGCCGAATTGCAGAGCGCGAAGGCGTAGATGCGGATGTTGCACAAAGTCATGCGACGGCAGTGATGTCTGTGCTGCGCCAAGCTGTGAGTTCGGGAGAATTTTCAGATGTGCGCCTCGGATTTGCCAAAGATTACGACGAATTGTTTGCTGCGATCGCAAATTCTTAG